One window of the Tetragenococcus koreensis genome contains the following:
- the cas8c gene encoding type I-C CRISPR-associated protein Cas8c/Csd1, producing the protein MDFLTALLQAYDTSTEQGLVDKQEGNNTILLPLYHTNMKSRGNDIIQIYLTKQGKLSQAEFLPEKEMTIFPVTSDSIARSGKNPPSHPLVDKISYIAAEDKDLHQLYLNEFNRWYQEVTDTKVKEFLTIIKQFISKEYFLDEILDKLYGKENYTRNQLEVHYTEGKKSKKADLTKVFLTFAINDFSGYQTISVTNFVKLHENYIRYVEAQDSPRGICNISGEEQQLTTKHRGLLGNAKLVSVSNNKETYQGRFKNGTDIIQIGYKTSEKVHLMLKYLLENQNSRRWLGGQQYLVNWFSDDIANDSQFDISVPSIVPFPTNQSTKPKVVSLANKEVGRSFILGEQKFSKDANYYAAIIDKASNGRISLKFFRDLQASQLLRNLQKWQIRYSWERYSVQDEKIHPTTPSLWQFLQTAYGVERNGRLEVDNDNFKKDQFQKLVVSLIDGRLLPANISTALKANIRKRMNYEKTWLQIQFTTLAVFSHKNGEEQLPVLDRENTDRSYLYGRLLAVLDRTEGATYNRSEPDKQRVTNAQKFWTSYTNHPAKTMQTLIEKTKSYEKALRSANPGLLFKLNKEKQEIINILNDHYLNSADINKALDFHFIFGYYAETQFLFTKTESEEVENVNE; encoded by the coding sequence ATGGATTTTTTAACGGCTTTGCTACAAGCGTATGACACGAGCACAGAACAAGGATTGGTAGACAAGCAAGAGGGAAACAATACTATTCTTTTACCTTTATATCACACGAATATGAAATCGCGCGGCAACGATATTATTCAAATTTATTTAACGAAGCAAGGAAAATTATCACAGGCAGAGTTTTTGCCTGAAAAAGAGATGACTATTTTTCCAGTTACTAGTGATTCGATCGCACGTTCTGGAAAAAATCCGCCAAGTCATCCCTTAGTAGATAAAATAAGTTATATTGCTGCAGAAGACAAAGATTTGCATCAGTTATATCTCAATGAATTCAATCGTTGGTATCAAGAAGTAACTGATACAAAAGTGAAAGAGTTTTTGACGATTATTAAACAATTCATTAGTAAAGAATATTTTCTCGATGAAATTTTAGATAAATTATACGGAAAAGAAAACTATACTCGCAACCAATTAGAAGTTCATTATACTGAGGGCAAAAAAAGTAAAAAAGCGGACTTAACTAAGGTCTTTCTAACTTTTGCGATCAACGACTTTAGTGGTTATCAGACAATAAGTGTGACTAATTTTGTGAAATTACATGAAAATTATATTCGGTATGTGGAAGCACAAGATAGCCCCAGAGGCATTTGTAATATTAGTGGTGAAGAGCAACAATTAACAACTAAACACCGCGGGCTGCTTGGTAATGCGAAGTTAGTTTCTGTAAGCAATAATAAAGAAACTTATCAAGGCCGCTTCAAAAATGGAACAGATATTATCCAAATAGGCTATAAAACATCTGAAAAAGTTCATTTGATGTTGAAATATCTACTTGAAAATCAAAATAGCCGGCGCTGGTTAGGCGGACAACAGTATTTAGTGAATTGGTTTAGCGATGATATCGCAAATGACAGTCAGTTTGATATTTCTGTTCCAAGTATTGTACCTTTTCCAACTAATCAATCAACGAAGCCTAAGGTCGTTTCTTTAGCAAATAAAGAGGTGGGACGATCGTTTATTCTTGGAGAGCAAAAATTTAGCAAAGATGCCAACTATTATGCAGCAATTATTGATAAAGCGAGCAATGGTCGTATCTCATTAAAATTTTTCCGGGATTTACAAGCTTCACAATTATTAAGAAACTTGCAGAAATGGCAAATAAGGTATTCGTGGGAACGTTATAGTGTACAAGATGAAAAAATACATCCAACAACGCCTTCTCTATGGCAATTTTTGCAAACGGCTTATGGGGTAGAACGTAACGGTCGGCTTGAGGTGGATAATGATAATTTTAAAAAAGACCAATTTCAAAAACTGGTGGTTAGCTTGATCGATGGTCGTCTACTTCCAGCAAATATTTCTACTGCTTTGAAAGCCAACATTCGGAAACGTATGAATTACGAGAAAACATGGTTACAAATACAATTTACAACATTAGCAGTTTTTAGTCATAAAAATGGAGAGGAGCAATTACCAGTGTTAGATAGAGAAAATACCGATCGTTCATATCTCTATGGACGGTTACTGGCAGTATTAGATCGGACAGAAGGAGCAACTTATAATCGGTCGGAGCCTGATAAACAACGTGTAACTAATGCACAAAAGTTTTGGACTTCTTATACCAACCATCCGGCGAAGACTATGCAAACGTTAATTGAGAAAACAAAAAGTTATGAAAAAGCGTTAAGAAGCGCTAATCCAGGGCTTTTATTTAAATTAAACAAGGAAAAACAAGAGATTATAAATATACTAAATGATCATTACTTAAATTCAGCGGATATCAATAAAGCGCTCGATTTTCATTTTATTTTTGGTTACTATGCGGAAACACAATTTTTATTTACTAAAACTGAAAGTGAGGAAGTAGAAAATGTTAACGAATAA
- the cas7c gene encoding type I-C CRISPR-associated protein Cas7/Csd2 has product MLTNKVDFIATIEVQNANPNGDPLAGNMPRTDSNGHGLISDVAIKRKIRNRMQDQGNEIFVKSRDHADDGFNSLQKRFENEFNKEPDEEVEKRSNEKWLDVRSFGQVITYQNRSIGIRGPVSVSMAKSLDPIEITSMQITRSANSMEPKAGSSRSSDTMGTKHFVEYGVYVVYGSANVFFSEKTGFNEDDLAVIKESLLSLFANDVSSARPEGSMAIKELFWFTHSNKLGNVSSAKIHDLLEYDVSSEHENYEDYQIGLNQEKLAEYKDKGLQVEIIEGL; this is encoded by the coding sequence ATGTTAACGAATAAAGTAGATTTTATCGCAACAATTGAAGTACAGAATGCTAATCCAAATGGAGATCCACTCGCTGGTAATATGCCAAGAACTGATTCAAACGGTCACGGATTAATTAGCGATGTAGCAATCAAACGTAAAATTCGCAACCGGATGCAAGATCAAGGAAATGAAATTTTTGTAAAATCAAGAGATCATGCGGATGATGGGTTTAATTCACTGCAAAAAAGATTTGAAAATGAATTTAACAAAGAGCCAGATGAAGAAGTGGAGAAAAGGTCAAATGAAAAGTGGTTAGATGTTCGTTCTTTTGGCCAAGTGATCACTTATCAAAACAGATCAATTGGTATTCGTGGCCCTGTCTCTGTTTCCATGGCCAAATCCTTAGATCCTATTGAAATTACAAGCATGCAAATTACCCGTAGTGCAAATAGTATGGAGCCTAAAGCAGGTTCTAGTCGTTCTTCTGATACCATGGGGACCAAACATTTTGTGGAGTATGGCGTCTATGTTGTTTATGGTTCGGCAAACGTCTTCTTCTCAGAAAAAACTGGATTTAATGAAGACGATTTGGCTGTCATTAAAGAATCTTTGCTGAGTTTATTTGCTAATGATGTATCCTCAGCTCGTCCAGAAGGTTCAATGGCAATAAAAGAGCTTTTTTGGTTTACACATTCTAATAAATTAGGAAATGTTTCTAGCGCAAAAATTCATGATCTACTTGAATATGATGTTTCTTCGGAACACGAAAATTATGAAGATTACCAAATTGGACTTAATCAAGAAAAATTAGCTGAGTATAAAGACAAAGGATTGCAAGTAGAAATTATTGAAGGGCTGTAA
- the cas4 gene encoding CRISPR-associated protein Cas4, whose translation MSYVEDEYLMLSGIQHYYFCKRQWGLIHIDQQWAENSYTAEGQQLHKKADDPYIKEKRKDMFISRAIHVSSSSLGLSGILDVVEFYKDKNGISFQGKKGKWQPYIVEYKRGQPKKDKRDVIQLVAEVMCLEETLDCQISNSYLFYHSVNKKIKIDITKELRDLVHDFSAKMHFYYQHKKVPDAEFFKNCRLCSLYDICMPRMNKRPKNIDNYIENAIYSEADVCENY comes from the coding sequence ATGAGTTACGTAGAAGATGAATACTTGATGCTATCAGGTATTCAACACTATTATTTTTGTAAACGACAGTGGGGCCTGATTCATATTGATCAGCAGTGGGCGGAGAATAGTTATACTGCGGAAGGACAGCAATTACACAAAAAAGCAGATGATCCCTATATTAAGGAAAAAAGGAAAGATATGTTTATTTCACGGGCTATTCATGTTTCTTCAAGTTCTTTAGGTTTATCAGGAATCTTAGATGTGGTTGAGTTTTATAAAGACAAAAATGGTATCTCCTTTCAAGGGAAAAAAGGAAAATGGCAGCCATATATTGTTGAATATAAACGAGGACAGCCCAAAAAAGACAAACGAGATGTGATTCAGCTAGTTGCAGAAGTGATGTGTTTGGAAGAAACGTTGGATTGCCAGATTTCAAATAGTTACCTCTTTTATCATAGTGTGAATAAGAAAATTAAAATAGATATCACAAAAGAATTACGCGATTTAGTTCATGATTTTTCTGCTAAAATGCATTTTTATTATCAACATAAAAAAGTACCTGATGCAGAATTTTTTAAAAATTGTCGATTATGTTCACTATATGATATTTGCATGCCGAGAATGAACAAGAGGCCTAAAAATATTGATAACTACATTGAAAATGCTATTTATAGTGAGGCGGATGTATGCGAAAATTATTAA
- the cas1c gene encoding type I-C CRISPR-associated endonuclease Cas1c translates to MRKLLNTLYITQEDYYLSRERDNIVIKQDGKIVNRFPYRIIENIICFSYLGTSPSLVQLCNENNISLSFLTPTGKFCGRFVGMTNGNVLLRREQYRIADDDIRSIEYAKRSLLAKISSSRKYVLRFKRDHSGKIDESLFNNVDKELLKSIELIKQVKDKDSLRGIEGNAANTYFRVFNDFVLVNKDVFQFNGRTKRPPLDCVNAMLSFGYSLLTNECQSALETVGLDSYVGFFHTDRPGRASMALDLVEEFRSYIVDRFVFSLINKKQVSNKHFDIKENGSVFLNDKGRSIFIKEWQNRKHTEVVHPFINEKVKLMLLPYVQAQLMAKAIRDDLPSYPPFMA, encoded by the coding sequence ATGCGAAAATTATTAAATACATTATATATTACCCAAGAAGATTACTACTTATCACGTGAACGAGATAATATTGTCATAAAGCAAGATGGTAAAATAGTCAACCGATTTCCTTACCGGATTATAGAAAATATTATTTGTTTTTCATACCTAGGTACCTCTCCTTCACTTGTTCAACTATGTAATGAAAATAATATAAGTTTGTCCTTTTTAACACCAACTGGTAAATTTTGTGGGCGCTTTGTTGGTATGACAAATGGTAACGTCTTATTACGACGTGAGCAATATAGAATTGCAGATGATGATATACGATCCATTGAATATGCTAAAAGAAGCTTGCTTGCTAAAATTTCTAGCTCGAGAAAGTATGTGTTACGATTTAAACGTGATCATAGTGGAAAAATAGATGAATCTTTATTTAATAACGTCGACAAAGAGTTATTAAAAAGTATTGAGTTAATAAAACAAGTAAAAGACAAAGATAGTTTAAGAGGAATTGAAGGGAATGCAGCTAATACTTATTTTAGAGTTTTTAATGATTTTGTATTAGTTAATAAAGATGTATTCCAGTTTAATGGACGAACAAAGCGACCGCCTCTAGACTGTGTCAATGCTATGCTTTCGTTTGGTTATAGCTTGTTAACAAATGAGTGTCAGTCTGCTTTAGAAACGGTTGGTTTAGATAGCTATGTTGGCTTTTTCCATACTGATCGTCCTGGAAGAGCGAGTATGGCTTTGGACTTGGTTGAAGAGTTTCGAAGCTATATTGTCGATCGTTTTGTTTTTTCTTTAATAAATAAGAAACAAGTGTCTAATAAACATTTTGACATAAAAGAGAACGGTAGCGTTTTTTTGAATGATAAAGGAAGAAGTATTTTTATTAAAGAATGGCAAAATCGTAAGCATACGGAAGTGGTGCATCCATTTATTAATGAAAAAGTAAAATTAATGTTGTTACCCTATGTCCAAGCGCAATTAATGGCAAAAGCTATTCGAGACGATTTACCAAGTTATCCACCTTTTATGGCGTAA
- the cas2 gene encoding CRISPR-associated endonuclease Cas2 yields MMILVTYDVNTETKQGRKRLRHVANLCVDYGQRVQNSVFECSVVPAEFVELKGKLADIINPELDSIRFYLLGKNWQNRVEQMGNNDSYDPDKDVLLL; encoded by the coding sequence ATGATGATTTTAGTCACTTATGATGTAAATACAGAGACGAAACAAGGAAGAAAACGTCTGAGACATGTTGCAAACTTGTGTGTTGATTATGGACAACGAGTGCAAAATTCTGTTTTTGAATGTTCGGTTGTTCCAGCAGAATTTGTTGAATTAAAAGGAAAATTAGCTGATATTATTAATCCGGAGCTTGACAGTATTCGGTTTTATTTGTTAGGAAAGAATTGGCAAAATAGAGTAGAACAAATGGGAAATAATGATAGCTATGATCCGGATAAAGATGTTTTGCTATTATAA
- a CDS encoding tRNA dihydrouridine synthase: MTNNFWAELPKPFFVLAPMEDVTDVVFRHVIKEAGAPDVYFTEFTNSDSYCHPDGKQSVRGRLTFTEDEQPIVAHIWGDKPEYFREMSIGLAEMGFSGVDINMGCPVRNVVRRGKGSGLILRPEVATELIEAAKTGGLPVSVKTRIGYEKMTEMEDWITHILKQDIANLSIHLRTRKEMSRFDAHWDVIPKIVAIRDRIAPQTLITINGDIPDRQTGLELVEQYGVDGVMIGRGVFNNPYAFEKQPEEHSVQELIDLFRLQLDLQDQYSESVPRPIAGLRRFFKIYIKGFPGASELRAQLMETESTDEVRELLANFFQDTAIE, encoded by the coding sequence ATGACTAATAATTTTTGGGCAGAGTTACCAAAGCCTTTTTTTGTTTTAGCACCCATGGAAGATGTGACGGATGTGGTTTTTCGGCATGTCATTAAAGAAGCTGGCGCACCAGACGTTTACTTTACTGAATTTACGAATTCAGATAGTTATTGCCATCCTGATGGCAAACAAAGTGTGCGTGGGCGTTTAACTTTTACAGAAGATGAACAGCCAATCGTAGCCCATATTTGGGGAGATAAACCAGAATATTTCCGTGAAATGAGTATCGGATTGGCAGAAATGGGCTTTAGTGGCGTTGATATTAATATGGGCTGTCCGGTCCGTAATGTAGTAAGACGCGGTAAAGGAAGCGGGCTGATCTTACGGCCAGAAGTAGCAACAGAGCTGATTGAAGCTGCCAAAACGGGTGGATTACCGGTTAGTGTTAAAACCCGTATTGGTTACGAGAAAATGACAGAAATGGAAGATTGGATTACCCACATATTAAAACAAGATATTGCGAATTTATCGATTCATTTGCGAACACGTAAAGAAATGAGTCGGTTTGATGCGCATTGGGATGTGATTCCGAAAATCGTAGCCATCCGTGATCGGATTGCGCCACAAACCTTGATTACGATTAATGGCGATATCCCTGACCGTCAAACTGGATTAGAACTAGTGGAACAATATGGTGTTGATGGGGTTATGATTGGGCGTGGAGTTTTTAATAATCCTTATGCTTTTGAAAAGCAACCAGAAGAGCATAGCGTGCAAGAATTAATCGATTTATTCCGATTACAACTTGATTTGCAAGATCAATATAGCGAGTCGGTCCCTCGTCCGATTGCTGGATTACGTCGTTTCTTTAAAATTTATATCAAAGGCTTTCCAGGCGCCAGTGAATTGCGGGCACAATTAATGGAAACAGAATCGACAGATGAAGTTCGCGAACTTCTCGCTAATTTTTTCCAAGATACAGCAATTGAGTGA
- a CDS encoding PucR family transcriptional regulator, with the protein MKFKALLSLPSLREAEVVAGEAGLEKQVTSISVLEQSNVTKLNKGLFNQADQYGSEVVISGLMTISHDVDAQVQTIKHLHHEGEIGLILYYVGVFIPEVDQRLIEICNELNFPLIVMPKGEPSLRYSEVIYEVIEVIVRQEMEDASFSKQMLEQISKLPTSQRNADTMLKMLTDRTRSSIVLTDIRDQILNTETWPRINTLDLVYMISQTTNSDIQEVEEVSIVKRPIYHNGMEAMQLYMFKENQPLTENMVKQTAEVVQIFMNLWGQNHEIVNTQELVKAILHDESVKMRRLGAILHIDVGSISNVWFIHVAKPALRNEVMEWLKEELSLRFNVLLVELFGPTIAVFMDAGKMHENIETIAFEVSHHLQKEKVKHTIVQYLGMNTTTDVQAAYIKMEEHLAQVELLYPQQVIFTQLHFQFATECEKIIVEGERSIRQALVPLQPLMQHEELLDTLAIFLLDAENHYAKAGELLFVHMNTIKYRIKRINEIVHYSVTKLPESLTYYRAIAIWRLLKNTEKG; encoded by the coding sequence GTGAAGTTTAAAGCCCTTTTAAGCTTACCTTCTTTAAGAGAGGCAGAAGTTGTGGCAGGAGAAGCTGGATTAGAAAAGCAAGTGACCTCGATTTCTGTGCTTGAGCAATCAAATGTTACGAAATTAAATAAGGGATTGTTCAATCAAGCGGATCAATATGGCAGCGAAGTTGTGATTAGCGGCTTGATGACAATTAGTCATGACGTAGATGCGCAAGTACAAACGATTAAACATTTACATCATGAAGGAGAGATTGGCTTAATTCTTTATTATGTCGGCGTCTTTATCCCAGAAGTGGATCAGCGCTTGATTGAAATATGCAATGAATTAAATTTTCCACTCATTGTTATGCCAAAAGGAGAGCCTTCTTTACGTTACAGTGAAGTCATTTATGAGGTAATTGAAGTAATTGTAAGACAAGAAATGGAAGATGCGAGTTTCTCCAAGCAAATGCTTGAACAAATTTCGAAACTTCCTACTAGTCAACGCAATGCAGATACGATGTTGAAAATGTTAACCGATCGCACGCGGAGTTCTATTGTGTTGACGGATATAAGAGATCAAATTCTTAATACAGAAACTTGGCCGCGGATCAATACTCTTGATTTGGTGTATATGATAAGCCAAACAACAAATTCTGACATTCAAGAAGTAGAAGAAGTTTCTATCGTTAAACGACCGATTTATCACAATGGCATGGAAGCTATGCAGCTTTATATGTTTAAAGAAAATCAGCCGCTGACTGAAAATATGGTGAAACAAACCGCTGAAGTCGTACAAATTTTTATGAATTTGTGGGGACAAAACCATGAAATTGTTAACACACAAGAACTGGTAAAAGCGATTTTGCATGATGAAAGCGTGAAGATGCGTCGTTTAGGCGCTATTTTGCATATAGATGTGGGAAGTATTTCTAATGTATGGTTTATTCATGTAGCCAAACCAGCTTTGCGTAATGAGGTAATGGAATGGTTAAAAGAGGAGCTATCTTTACGTTTCAATGTTTTGTTGGTTGAACTATTTGGCCCGACAATTGCGGTATTTATGGATGCGGGTAAGATGCATGAAAATATTGAAACAATAGCGTTTGAGGTTTCTCATCACTTACAAAAGGAAAAAGTTAAGCATACAATCGTTCAGTATTTGGGAATGAATACGACAACTGATGTGCAAGCCGCTTATATTAAAATGGAAGAGCATCTAGCACAGGTAGAACTTTTGTATCCTCAACAAGTGATATTTACCCAGCTACATTTTCAATTTGCAACAGAGTGTGAAAAGATAATTGTTGAAGGGGAAAGGTCAATTCGTCAGGCACTAGTGCCACTGCAGCCTTTAATGCAACATGAAGAATTGTTGGATACATTAGCGATCTTTCTATTGGATGCTGAAAATCATTATGCAAAAGCAGGGGAATTATTATTTGTGCATATGAATACGATCAAATATCGAATAAAAAGAATTAATGAAATCGTACATTATTCTGTGACTAAACTCCCTGAAAGTTTAACTTATTACCGTGCGATAGCGATCTGGCGTTTATTAAAAAACACAGAAAAAGGGTAA
- a CDS encoding cytosine permease, with product MKDGKTEQSWQSLAFIWIGSMISVPGLLLGGTLIAGMSFWTAVLTALVGYGIIVIGMIFQGIQSSDLRRPTVQVASQVFGEQGAKKVIAIILAISCLGWFGLQANVAGVAFSQFLALYNFTLPVWISSLFWGIVMLLSAIFGIKLLSWLNYIAVPFLLVVIFYAIVVSVSGGGWTAITNYQPDTHMPFLTGVSVTIGSFALGAIIAGDYSQYVRKRSGVAKASFIGVLPAGLLMIAAGAIFGVTSDTADIISVFTQLGFPVIGVIAMLLATWTTNAVNAFSGGIAIVNVFNVSKEKETIAVAVAGGIGTVLAAIGILDYFVPIMNVLSAMIPPVAGVMIASYWIIQKGDPASWQKVPNFNWLGVLSWFIGAAIAALPVILEFFPNAPQLINQPLIGVVISFAIYYIGYKFTDKKAVRENIDD from the coding sequence ATGAAAGATGGAAAAACAGAACAGTCTTGGCAAAGTCTAGCGTTTATCTGGATTGGTTCAATGATCAGTGTGCCAGGATTATTACTTGGCGGCACGTTAATTGCCGGTATGTCATTTTGGACCGCTGTTTTAACAGCCTTAGTAGGTTATGGCATCATTGTTATCGGCATGATTTTCCAAGGCATTCAAAGTTCGGATTTAAGACGGCCAACCGTACAAGTTGCCTCCCAAGTTTTTGGTGAACAAGGCGCCAAAAAAGTTATTGCTATTATTTTAGCTATTTCTTGTCTAGGTTGGTTTGGTCTACAAGCAAACGTAGCTGGTGTAGCATTCTCGCAATTTTTAGCATTATATAATTTCACATTACCGGTATGGATTTCCAGCTTATTTTGGGGGATCGTAATGTTGTTATCAGCTATTTTTGGTATTAAGTTGCTTAGTTGGTTGAATTATATTGCTGTTCCTTTTCTATTAGTTGTTATTTTTTACGCTATCGTTGTATCTGTTTCCGGTGGGGGGTGGACAGCTATTACTAACTATCAACCCGACACACATATGCCTTTTCTCACGGGTGTCTCTGTTACGATTGGTTCTTTTGCATTAGGAGCGATTATTGCAGGTGATTACTCGCAATACGTTAGAAAGCGCTCGGGAGTTGCTAAGGCTTCATTCATTGGTGTTTTACCTGCAGGTCTTTTGATGATCGCAGCGGGTGCCATATTTGGTGTTACTTCAGATACGGCAGATATTATTTCGGTATTTACTCAACTGGGTTTTCCTGTGATTGGTGTGATCGCTATGCTTTTGGCTACTTGGACAACCAACGCGGTGAATGCTTTTTCCGGTGGGATTGCGATTGTGAATGTTTTTAATGTGTCAAAAGAAAAAGAAACGATTGCAGTAGCTGTTGCTGGTGGGATAGGAACGGTTCTTGCTGCGATTGGTATTTTAGATTATTTTGTTCCAATTATGAATGTATTATCTGCAATGATTCCGCCTGTTGCAGGCGTGATGATCGCTTCTTATTGGATTATTCAAAAGGGAGACCCTGCTAGCTGGCAAAAAGTTCCTAATTTTAATTGGTTAGGTGTGCTTTCTTGGTTTATTGGTGCTGCAATTGCTGCCTTGCCAGTTATTTTAGAATTTTTCCCTAATGCACCCCAATTAATCAATCAACCACTGATCGGCGTTGTCATTTCATTTGCTATCTATTATATAGGGTACAAATTTACAGATAAAAAAGCGGTGAGAGAAAATATAGATGATTGA
- a CDS encoding DUF917 domain-containing protein, with protein sequence MHKIDAEAIENIAVGAALLGTGGGGDPYIGKMMALSAINEYGPATLISPEEVDENAMYAPAAMMGAPSVLVEKFPKGDEFVRVFQKLEKYLGKEIKGVFPMEAGGVNSMIPIIVAAQLGLPLIDCDGMGRAFPELQMVTFHLNGASSTPMAITDEKGNIGIIETVDNVWAERLARTATVEMGASTLISNYPSSGTELKRSGIAGIVSLSEKLGRIIRSKELDNQVKLQKVLDITGGFDLFTGKIVDVLRGTKGGFNRGKVIIEGLADYSGEEVDVYIQNENLIALKNQQPLVLTPDLICLVDLETLTPVTTESLKYGKRVRLLALPCNEQWRSSKGIETVGPRYFGYEYDYVPVEELVRKERGQ encoded by the coding sequence ATGCATAAGATCGATGCTGAAGCAATTGAAAATATTGCGGTTGGCGCAGCACTGCTAGGAACAGGAGGTGGCGGTGATCCGTATATCGGCAAAATGATGGCTCTTTCAGCGATTAACGAATACGGGCCTGCTACTTTAATTTCTCCTGAGGAAGTCGACGAAAATGCAATGTATGCACCCGCTGCTATGATGGGTGCTCCTAGCGTTTTGGTGGAAAAATTTCCTAAAGGCGACGAATTTGTCCGCGTGTTTCAAAAATTGGAAAAATATCTAGGTAAAGAAATTAAAGGTGTTTTTCCGATGGAAGCTGGCGGGGTGAATTCAATGATTCCTATCATTGTAGCAGCTCAGTTAGGATTACCTTTGATTGACTGTGATGGGATGGGCCGTGCTTTTCCTGAGCTTCAAATGGTGACTTTTCATTTAAATGGTGCCTCGTCTACGCCCATGGCAATCACGGATGAAAAAGGGAATATTGGTATTATTGAAACAGTTGATAATGTCTGGGCTGAACGACTAGCACGGACGGCTACGGTTGAAATGGGAGCGAGTACTTTGATTAGTAACTATCCTTCCTCAGGGACAGAACTCAAACGATCTGGGATAGCCGGTATTGTTTCTCTTTCAGAAAAGTTGGGACGTATTATTCGTTCTAAAGAACTGGACAATCAAGTGAAATTACAAAAAGTATTGGATATTACGGGCGGCTTTGATTTATTCACAGGAAAAATTGTCGATGTGTTGAGAGGTACAAAAGGCGGCTTTAATCGAGGCAAAGTGATTATCGAAGGTTTGGCTGATTATTCTGGAGAAGAAGTGGATGTCTATATCCAAAATGAAAATTTGATCGCCTTAAAAAATCAACAACCTTTAGTGTTAACGCCGGATCTGATCTGCTTAGTCGATCTAGAAACTTTAACACCTGTTACCACAGAAAGCTTAAAATATGGCAAACGTGTGCGTTTACTTGCCTTGCCATGTAATGAACAATGGCGTAGTTCTAAAGGAATTGAAACCGTGGGGCCACGTTATTTCGGTTATGAATATGATTATGTCCCTGTGGAAGAATTAGTGCGAAAGGAGCGAGGCCAATAA